In Bacteriovorax stolpii, a single genomic region encodes these proteins:
- a CDS encoding Glu/Leu/Phe/Val family dehydrogenase, with amino-acid sequence MFTFEKLYSMGHEEVVFFSDPSCGLKAIVAIHNTTLGPALGGTRMWNYKSIDDAIEDALRLSRGMTYKNSISGLNLGGGKAVIMGDPTKDKSEALFRSYGRFVESLNGRYITAEDVNTTVDDMEFIFAETNNVTGVAEINGGSGNPSPWTARGVFRGMEASALKVFGDRSLKGKVVALQGAGSVGTHLGRHLYESGAKVLFTDMNEANIARFKEAVPNAEFVGLNDIYDVKCDIYAPCALGATVNDQTIDRIKAKIICGAANNQLAENRHGDMLKEKGILYAPDYLINAGGVMNVSIEFEGWSAEKATKMVDKIYDTTLKIFKLSDEQNIPVYKATDLMAEQRIQSIKNIRGKYLGNLSHRFPGRKSRSR; translated from the coding sequence ATGGGACACGAAGAAGTGGTATTTTTCTCTGACCCTTCATGCGGCCTAAAAGCTATCGTAGCGATTCACAACACTACTCTTGGTCCAGCTCTAGGTGGAACAAGAATGTGGAACTACAAATCAATCGACGATGCTATCGAAGATGCTCTTCGTTTATCTCGCGGTATGACTTACAAAAACTCTATCTCAGGTCTTAACCTTGGTGGTGGTAAAGCGGTTATCATGGGAGATCCTACAAAGGATAAATCTGAAGCGCTTTTCAGATCATACGGAAGATTCGTTGAGTCTCTTAACGGTCGTTACATCACAGCTGAAGACGTTAACACTACAGTTGATGATATGGAATTCATCTTCGCTGAAACAAACAACGTAACAGGTGTTGCTGAAATCAACGGTGGATCTGGTAACCCTTCTCCATGGACAGCTCGCGGTGTATTCCGTGGGATGGAAGCTTCAGCTCTTAAAGTTTTTGGTGACCGTTCACTAAAAGGTAAAGTTGTTGCTCTTCAAGGTGCAGGTTCAGTTGGAACTCACTTAGGAAGACACCTATACGAATCAGGAGCGAAAGTTCTTTTCACTGATATGAACGAAGCAAACATCGCTCGTTTCAAAGAAGCTGTGCCTAACGCTGAATTCGTAGGTCTAAACGATATCTACGACGTAAAGTGTGACATCTACGCTCCATGTGCTCTTGGTGCAACTGTTAACGATCAAACAATCGACAGAATCAAAGCTAAGATCATCTGTGGTGCTGCTAACAACCAACTTGCAGAAAACCGTCACGGAGATATGCTAAAAGAAAAAGGCATCCTATACGCTCCAGATTACCTGATCAACGCTGGTGGGGTAATGAACGTATCGATCGAATTCGAAGGATGGTCAGCTGAGAAGGCAACTAAGATGGTAGACAAGATCTACGATACAACTTTGAAGATCTTCAAGCTTTCTGATGAGCAAAATATTCCGGTGTACAAAGCTACGGATTTAATGGCTGAGCAAAGAATCCAGTCAATCAAGAACATCAGAGGAAAGTACCTAGGAAACCTAAGCCATAGATTCCCAGGACGTAAGTCTCGTTCTCGTTAA